A segment of the Pseudobacteriovorax antillogorgiicola genome:
GCGTGGTCTCTTGCGGCATCGAAAGCGTTTCATGCTTCTTGGAACGCTAGGCTTTTTCTCTGGTCTATAGTGAACAAGGTATCATAATCTCGGAGCAGATATAGAGCGAGACAAGCTGCCAGCATGGGCCAGGCCGCGAAGAATAGAAGATTCACGCCTTCATAAGGTGCCAGATATTTGGCGTAGGAGCTGAGTGTGGAAATGGAATGCATGACTAAAACTGCGCCGTAGGTGAATTTTTTCTGCCATCCGATTAGAAAGCCCACGATCAGTGCCAGCTGCAGTCCCCCAATTCCAATAAACAAGGCTTCTGTGAGGCCCGGCAGTTTATAGAATGTCTCGAAGACCTTGGCCGCATGCGCAGGATTCACGAACTTGTCGATGGTCCAGACAAAGAAAACGAGGAACACAGTGGCTCTCAGGGCAGCTAGAGCCACGCCTAGTTTTTTCTCGAGCATGATGGATCTCCTGTATCTTAGGGAGCTCCTAGAGCTCCCGATGTTATTAGCGAATCGTTGAGATGGATTTACTTTTTCCAAGCAAAAGGCTGGAAGTTGGCATCAACGGGCGTCTCGAAGATGTGATTCGTGTAGTTGCTCAGTGTCTTCATAGAGGCAGCGAGGACCACATCGAGAACATTGGCTTCAGAATAGCCGGCATCGATAAAGGCCTGGACTTGGTCTTGGCTCACCCAGCCACGTTCGCCAACAACCTGCTCGGCAAATCGCACGAGGGCCTGCAGTTTCGGGTGCGAAGGCAGTCGCCCCTCCCGGACCGCGTTGATGGGTTCCTGGTCGAGTTTGCTACCAACAGCGACAGCGGTGTGAGCGGCTACACAGTAGGTGCAGTTGTTATCACGGCTGATAGTGACGAGCAGCAGCTGTTGCTCGAGGGGCGTCAGTGAGGTTTTTGATAGGTTCTCACCGAGCTGCATGTAGGCTTGTAAGACAGGATGGGAGGCGGCAAATTCGCCTAAAAGATTCGGAATGAAGCCGTACTTCTTCTTGACTTGACTGAGAAGTTCTTGGCTTTCTTCGCTAGGGGCATTGCTTTCTGTGTATACGGGTAACGTTGACATCTCTCCATCTTTCTTGACCGATAGGTCAAATATAAATTAAAAAAATAGACGGCCTTAGATGATCTTGAGGCCAATCTCATCCAAAACTCCATTCGCAATATGACTCAAATAGGCCCGATCTCTTTTGAACTTGCCCATCTCGCGCAGGGCAAAAGCCCCCCCTACCAGCCGGCAGACCAGGGCGTCCACGTCTGTATCCTCTGGCATCTGTTTTGCCGCGATAGCCGCGACGACCGCTGACTGGAGATTCTTTTCGACTTCCTGAAAGAGTCTGCCACTGAGCTTGGCCCGAATATGATCCTGCCGGCCAAACTCAACACAACTATTCATGATCAGGCAGCCACGCTCGCCCTTGGTATGGCCCCCCTCGTCCACCAAACGTTGAAAAAACTGCTGGAGGTAATCGAGAGGGTCCTGCTTCTGAAAGCCTTTCTTGCGGAAGTCTTCTCCGTACTTGCTCAGTGCTTTGAGGAAGAGCTTCTCCTTTGATCCAAAGGCCCCGTAGAGGCTGCCCTTGAGGAGACCCGTCGCCGCCATCAAATGACTGACTGTCGTGCCTTCGTAGCCATGCCGCCAGAAAACCTGCATGGCCTGATCAAGGGCTTTATCGGGGTCAAACTCTTTCACTCTGGGCATCGGCCACCTCCTAAGAATCATCGTGCCAATACTTGACCTATCGGTCAAGAATGAATTTTCTTGAGCTTTTTTCTGTGGCTTTAACAATCTGAAATAATAGGTAAAATATTTTTGAGTGCGAGCCTGCTGAGGCTGCGGCGAGGAAATCCCCTGCGAATTTAAAGGCATCGGCCACTTCATTTAGGACAGGTGGAAGGATCTTTTTTGAAAAAAAATTGGTACGGGACATCCAATTGCTTGGCGCGAGGTCTCTTACAGAGACAGGGCGTGACAATGCCAGCGCCTTGCAGTTAAATCATAGAAAATAGGAGACGCACATGAGACTTTACTGGTACTTGATGGCTATATTTCTAATGCTTTCTAGCGCAGCAATGGCGCAACCCCCTGCCCCGGAGCTCATCACGGAGCAGCCAGAGGATCGGATACCTGCCGTCAATTTGAGTGTATCTCCGGAGTTAGCCGAAAAGTTGGACGACAAGCAGCTCTATAAATTGGTAAAGTCTGCCATTCACAGCAAGCAGCCTCAACCGGACTACTTTCTCCCTCAGGATGTGATGATTCCGATGGTGGTGTTTTTTTCAATTGTAGCGATTGTATTTATCAGTCTTTTCATTCCTTACCGCCGCACCCGCGATCTCCAGGAGACCTTGCGGGCTATGGTGAAAGAGAACCGAGAGATTCCAGAATCTCTGCTGCTCTCCCTTCATCAGCAGAAGCTGCCGACCGCCCAAGCTGATCTGCGCAAGGGGATCCTTCTGTCAGCCGTTGGTCTGGGCGCTTCGATCATCGTATTTATGGTGAATCCGAATGCCAGCAACGATGGATCTTGGACAGGTGGCTTTCTCCCTTTATTTATTGGACTGGGCTATTTGATCTTGTGGTTTTTGCACCGGCGCAACAAGCATGCCTGAGTCCGTGCTTTCTGATACGGCCTTGGTTCGTCAAGTCCAGCTTGACGGCAATGATGAGGCTTTTGCGGCCATCGTTCGTCGCTACCAGTCACCCTTGCGGCAATTTGCACGGAAACTGCTCAAATCTGAAGAGCAAGGTGATGAAGTCGTGCAGGAGGTTTTTTTGATTGCTTACCGGCGACTTGGTAGTTTTCGCGGGGGCAGTCTGCGTTCTTGGCTGTTGACGATCACCTACCGAGAATCACTCCGCACCCTGCAGCAGAAGCGCAAACCACTGCTGCTCGATGAGGACTACCAGGTGGTCTACGATCAGATCACCCGACTCGATGTCGGGAAGGCCTTGGATGCTCTGGACGAGCGGGAGCGGCAGATCCTCGTGGCCTGGCTTTACTGGGATCGGTCTCATGGCGAGATTGCCGCTCAAGAGGGCGTCCCCTTGGGTACCGTGAAAGGCATTCTATCCCGGGCGAAAAAGAAGGTCCGGCAATTTTTGGGAGGCAGCGTCTATGAGGGATAAGAGTGAAGATCCATGGATCGAAGAGCTCTGGGAGCAATGCCAGCAAGAACTTCCGGATCATGGCTTTAGCCAGCAGACGATCCGGAAGATCGGTCGCATGCAGCAGCAACGACGCTGGATTCTACTGGGGGTTCTACTCGGTTCTCTCGGCATTTTAATATGGCTCTTTCAGGGGGCAGCGATCGCTCCGAGCATGTTTGAGCTCTTCGCACCGGCAAATGCGGACGATTTGGGTCCGGCCCTTGCCGTCTGGTTGAGCCTGCTAGGATTGCTTTTGATCTGGCAGAGCGAAACTGTTTCCTTTCATTGACCCGGGGAGTGTTGGTTGGCGAGCAAGCTTCTCTAGAGTTTGACGCTAGGCGTTCTTGGATTATCCTCACCGGCCTTGGCGCTGGAAGAGGTCAATGATCCGAACGCAACGCTAAAATTTCCTATCTACAACAGTGCGGTTGAAATCAGTGGCTGGAAGAATGTCAAAGCCAAGGATATCTGGCCGCAGATGGATGCTTGGGAAGAGCGGGTCACCGACAAATATCGGCGGGAGCGCAATGCCCCCAAGGTCACCACACGGGAAGTCTGGGATCGTGATCTGCGGGCCCATATCGAAGACCTGCGTGTTCCCCAAGAGATCGATCAGTGGAAGAAACTCGAACAACAAAAGAAAAACGCCCGACGGTGGCGACCGAAGCGCAAGATCGAGCCACAAAAACTAGAAAGCAGCCTGAGCCGAACCTTTGGTAATAATAGCACCTTTGGCGTCTTTCAGAATGGTAATTTCAAATCGGAAACAGAACGAAGTAAGGTCGAGATCGACCAGACTTTTGCCGGCGGTGGCTTCGTATTTGGCAAACGAGTGACCTTGGTGGAGCAAACAACCAAGAGAAACTCGCAAACCCGGACGACTACCCGCTATTGCCATTATGCAGCCCTTCAAAACCTGCCTGGGTTTGATGTTTTTCAAGGGAGAGCTGCTGAAAGATAGCAAGGGCATTTTGATAGACAATGGCCCTAATTCCCAAAGCGCAAAGCGACTCGAGTTTCGTTCTAGCAAGGACGTCACGAAGCTTTCTGCAACCATCAAGTCCTACCTGAAAGAGGCCATCGCACTGGAAGAGTCTGGCGCGAAAGTTGATTTCAAGAAGCAACCCGAAGCGATTCCGGAAGAATTGACCAAGCTCTTCAAAAAGAACGCTAAGCTAAAAAAGGCCTATGCCGCCCTTACGCCTGGTCGGCAGAGGAGTTTTATCTTACATATTTCCAGTGCCAAACAATCAGCCACGCGGGAATCAAGGGCAGAGAAGTGCATCCCAAAGATTCTGGCTGGTAAAGGTTTTAATGAACGCTAAGACTAAACTTGAGGTGAACCATGCTATTAGATTCCAAAGATATAAAATTCGACTGGCAGGCGGCCAAGTTTGACCTCCCAGATCCCGATGGTAAAAGCTATGCTATCGACGAGTTGATGGGCGAAAACGGATTACTTATTGCTTTTGTCTGCAACCACTGCCCTTATGTGAAGGCAATCATCAGTCACCTGGTCGAGGATGCCAAAATTCTACAAGAAAAAGGCATTGGCGTCGTCGCCATTAGCGCCAACGACTATAAAAAGTATCCCGAAGACAGCCCACCAAAGATGAAACTCTTCGCCGAAAAGCATGGTTTCACTTTTCCCTACTTAATCGACGAGGAGCAGACAACTGCCCGGGCCTACGACGCCGTCTGCACTCCCGATTTTTTTGGACTTAACTCCTCTGGGGAGTTGCAGTACCGCGGACGTTTAGACAACCTAAAAATGGGACATGGCGAAAACCGCGTCCCAGAGCTAGTTAATGCTATGAACCTTATTGCCGAGACTGGCAAGGGCCCGCGCGAGCAAACTGCCAGCATCGGCTGCTCCATCAAATGGAAGTAGCAAGAGCTAAGAATGATATAGCGCTATGATTGCTGAAATATTTTTATCGCCTAGCTCATGATCCTTGGCTTGCTGGTATATCTCTCGGCAAGCCTTAGTAATCAGGGGCTGTACCCCTTGGGATGCGATAAGCTCCTCGGCATAGCCAAAGTCCTTTTCGACCAGATCGATGGGAAATAGCGGGTCGAAGCGTTTTTCTGTCATTAGGTTCAGCATCATCTTCATAATCGGTGCTGTGACCGGCAACTCCGGCAGAATATTCATGATGGCTTCATCGGAAAACCCTAGCTTACGCATCGTTTGAGTCATCTCGGCAAAGACTATCGACTGGGTTCCAAAGAGCGTATTGATAACTAGTTTCAAGGCTGCACCCTGACCTCGCTCTTGCAAAGGAACGACCTTGGCTGCTGTAGTCTCGAGGATAGGCTTAACAGTATCCAATGCCTCCTTTTCTCCGGCACTTAGGACCACTAGTTGCTTCTGGTCTGCCTGGGGTCTGGTACCGACTACCGGGGCTTCAAGAAAGGCTAGGTTTCTCTCGCTCATGATGACTCCCAGCTCCTTGGTCCAAGCCAGACTTAAGGTACTGAGATCGACCGCAATCGTCTTGTTATCAATCGCGCTTAATACCCCATGATCAGGGTCAGTCCACACCTGGCGAGAGGCCTCGTCGTCACGCACCATCACAAAAACCACATCAACACCCGCGGCAGCAGCAGCCGGTGAGTCCACCAGCTCCACTCCGCTGATCGCCTTAACTTTTTCCGAGTCGCGATTAAAACCCTTTACCTCGTGACCTGCGAGGAGAAAGTTTTTTACAATCCTACTTCCCATAGCTCCAAAACCTATAAAACCTAACTTGCTCATGATATACCTCATGTCTTGATTGCCAACTTACATTCCTATTATCGTCATGCTAAAATTGAAATAAAGAGACATCTCAGCACTTCATTATTGCGAGATATGCACGAATGGATATTTCACACCTAGCTGTTTTTATTGAGGTAATGAAGAAAGGCTCCTTTGCCGCTGTCGCCAAGGATCGGCATATTGCACCGTCAACGGTTTCGCGGATCGTCGCTGGATTGGAAGAGCATTCGCAGACTCGGCTATTTGAGCGTAATACCAGAAAGCTCGAACCCACCGAGGCTGCCCACTCGTTACATACCCGTTTAGAGCCTTTGTTGGAGGAGATCATTGCCTCCTTTGATGAACTCCAAGACACCTCATCCCAAGTCCAAGGCCCCTTACGGATCACCAGTCCGGTGTCCCTGGGATTGGTTTACCTTTCTCCTTGGCTGACGCAGTTTAGCATCGACTATCCAAAGGTCAGCATCGATTACCTCATGACCGATGATCGCGTTGATATTATCAATGAAAAGATTGATGTAGCCTTTCGCTTTGGCCAGCTCGATGACTCGAACTTTATCTCGCAGAAACTATTTAAATTGAAGTATATCGCCTGCGCCTCCCCAGAGTATCTTCAGCGGGAAGGCAAACCTCGTACCCCAAAAGATATAGTTCAGCATAACTGTCTGTCGTTTTTGATTCCGGGATTTTCTACCAGCTGGAAATTTAAAGCCTTAGGCAAGGCGAAAATATCGGAGTACCCCATTAGTGGAAACTTGCGGATCTCCAACGCTATGGGTTTGAAAGAGTCTGCCTTGCAAGGCCATGGAATATCTTTGCTACCGGAGTTTACGGTGCGGCGAGATTTAGTAGATCAACAACTGATCAATCTATTTCCCAGCTACGAAATCAGCGCGACAAACTTCGATTCCTATGTTTGGGTTGTTTTCCCAAGCCGTACTTACCTATCGAAACGAACCCGGGCCTTGTTAGACTTCGTAAAGCAACAGGATTACTAATCCGTTTTTCCTAACCGAGAAAAATAGACCAGGGAGTAAGCAAAACCAATGGCGCAGGCAATGCTGGTTAGGTAACTGAAGTTGATGAAAAACTGCAGCCAAGTTTGAGTTTGATAGGCAAAGTTCTACAATCGCGACGAGCTTTGGACTGCATTTTTTAATGGAGACGTCGATGCTCGCTATCCTAATGAATACCTGGTAAAAAACCAGGATTGGTTAAATAAGTTGAAAGTAAAGCACAAGGTAGAAGTGGATGAAAATACCATCTAGAATTCTGGTGAGTCAGAGTAATCTTGGATAGAATCGTTGTTTATTAGTTCTAAACAAAATTCATTCTAGCTTAACATTTTAAAACTCTTCTTTTAATATCCCCCCACCTCATGCTGAGACCTAGTCTAAATTGGTAGTGGTAGGCAATGTGGCTAGGAGCATTGAGAATCAGTCGACTAATTTTTGGGGAGATTTCATGGTATCTAAGTATCTGATAAACCGGAGACGATTTGCTGTTTCAGCTGGACTTTCTGCATTCACGTCTCTTTTGTTTAAGGGTAAAGCCATAGCTCAGGAAGAGCTGGACTTCGATCAGACCTATGACGATGTAGCTGACTTTGTGATTGTCGGCTCAGGAGCTGGGGGTGGAACCCTTGCGGCGCGCTTGGTTGAATACGGTTACAGTGTAATTTTAATCGATGCTGGGCCGAAGGAGACCAATATCGCTGGAACAGTGCCAGCATTGCATGCATCTGCATCAGAGGATCCAGCTCGTGCCTGGAAATTCTTTGTCAAACACTTCGAAGAAAACCCTGAACGAGATCCAAAATATGCTGATACCGATCAGGGTGGGCCGGGAATTTTTTACCCGCGCGGCTCAGCTATAGGTGGGTCCACGGCAGTGAATGCCATGATCTATGTTCGGCCTCATAATTCAGATTGGAATCATATTGCTGCAACGACGAAGGATCCGTCATGGCAAGCGGAAAAGATGGAGGCTTACCACAAGAAGGTGGAGTCTTGGTTGATGCCTCAGCAGCCAGAGCTTGGTTTCATCGTTAAGTCGCTCTTTGATTCACCTAAATTGCGTAATATTGTAGTGAACACCATACTTTTGCGGGGCAATGTCGAACAGATCAAACAGATATTCCCGAGGGACCCATTCCGCATCTTGCGAGACTTTAAAGAGTTTGGTTTTGTGGAAGGTGCTAATCAAGCCATCCAGAGAGTTCTAAAGAACTTTAGTCCCAATAAGAAGAGTCGCGGCGACTATGCTCAAGAAGGCGCTTACCTGATTTCCACGGCCACTCACAAGACATCTGGTTTGATCAGGCGCAGAGGGGCCAGAGAACGCTTACTAGAGGTAGAGGCGAAGCATCCCGATCGACTGCGAATCAAGGCCGATAGCTTTGTGACAGATCTGATCTTTGACGAAGCCAGTGATGCTCAATCCCGCGTTCGGGGTGTTATGGTCGATGAGCGACCCTCGGTCTATGGCGCTGCTTACCAAGGGCCAGATGATCTCAAACCAAAACTTAGAACCTACGGTGCTCGCCGGGAAGTGATCGTTGCGGGGGGGGCTTTCAATACGCCGCAAATTTTAATGAATGCTGGCATCGGACCTATGGATCACCTGACTGAGATGGGGATTCGGACTCGGATCGACCTCCCACAGGTAGGGCAAAACCTTCAAGATCGCTATGAAGTTGGAATGGTTTACCAATCTAAAGATGGTCAGCCTATTTCGATCACTGAAGAGTGCTTGTTTGAGCCGACAGAAGCCGATCCATGCTACCAAGACTGGTTGGAGCCAGACACTCAGACGGTTTATGACACCAATGGCACGCTGATAAGCTTTATTCTAAAGTCTGGCTATACCCCCGATCCAGACTTGCTTTGCTTTGCAATACCTGCGGAATTTCGTGGCTATGAAATGGATTACTCGAAGAAGTTAAACCAAGTGCCTGGGCGTTTTACTTATGCAATTCTCAAAGGCCACACGGAGAATCGTGGTGGTCGCGTGCGACTGAAGAGTCGCGATCCATACGATACCCCTGATATAGACTTCAACTACTTCCCTGGTGGCTATGATGATGCTGACCTCAAGGCTGTGGTGAAGGGTATGGAGAGTGTCCGTGGCGTGATGAATTTCGGAGTTGTTGGTCATGAGTGGGACGAGCTAAACCCGACTGCAAATACGAATTTTGCGGAGCATGTGATGAATACGGCGTGGGGGCATCATGCCTCGTGTACTTGCCCGATGGGACTCGATCCACGAAGTTCAGTGGTGGATGCTTCGTTTAAAGTCCATGGAATGGTGAATCTTCGAGTTGTGGATGCATCGGTGTTTCCTCGTATTCCAGGGCATTTCATCGTGAGTTCGGTCTATGCTATCGGTGAAAAGGCAGCAGATGTGATCCATCAGGAATACAAAGCCTAGTGCCTAGTCGAAGATGGGATAGACTTGCACGTTGAAACGCACCAGAGAGTCTGTTTCGTTTCCCGATACTTCAATGTTTGACTGCATGCGGCTGATCGATTGCTTCATATCATCGATCAGCTGCTGATACTGCTTGCGATTCACAGTCAGGACATGACTTTGGAAAATACTCGACTCAGGCTGGGTGCGGTATGTTTTCTGAAGCGCTTGTTTAGCTTCTTCGATAGTTTCTTTTAGATAGCTTACCTCGCTCTCCCTAGAATATTCATTGCTTCTAAAAGGCATTGCTCCGGCCTCTGGGTACTTGTAATAGTCTCCCTCAGACTGCCAAAGACCAAGGCGTAGCAGATCGGCGATAGCGAGTTCAATCTCGTGATACTGGTCTCGGCCAAAGAGCTTAACAAGCTGGCGTAGGGTGGCTCGGTTATCATCAAAAAGATAGAGGCTCACGCTTAACAAAACCGATAACCGGGGGTTGCGGAGTGCAGAAAAATCTATTTCAGACTGAGAAAACGATTTTTCTATACTAGAAATATCGCGGCTTAAGCGGTGGCGATCGTTTGGATTTAGGTCGGCGATATCGAGCAAGGTTTTCTTAACGAGCATCTCGGTTTCAGAAGGAGGTAAGCCGAGCAGCTCGATCAACGGCTTCACGTGTTTTTGATTGAGCTTTTTCTTGCCACTAAGGCACTCAGAAATATAGCTTCGGGATTTCAAACCGAGATGGCGAGACAGATTTGCATAGGAGTATTTTTGGCTTCTCCTACGATATTCCCGTAAAATAGAAAATAGTGCATCGATACCAGGTT
Coding sequences within it:
- a CDS encoding TetR/AcrR family transcriptional regulator; the encoded protein is MPRVKEFDPDKALDQAMQVFWRHGYEGTTVSHLMAATGLLKGSLYGAFGSKEKLFLKALSKYGEDFRKKGFQKQDPLDYLQQFFQRLVDEGGHTKGERGCLIMNSCVEFGRQDHIRAKLSGRLFQEVEKNLQSAVVAAIAAKQMPEDTDVDALVCRLVGGAFALREMGKFKRDRAYLSHIANGVLDEIGLKII
- a CDS encoding YdeI/OmpD-associated family protein, with translation MFFKGELLKDSKGILIDNGPNSQSAKRLEFRSSKDVTKLSATIKSYLKEAIALEESGAKVDFKKQPEAIPEELTKLFKKNAKLKKAYAALTPGRQRSFILHISSAKQSATRESRAEKCIPKILAGKGFNER
- a CDS encoding thioredoxin family protein yields the protein MLLDSKDIKFDWQAAKFDLPDPDGKSYAIDELMGENGLLIAFVCNHCPYVKAIISHLVEDAKILQEKGIGVVAISANDYKKYPEDSPPKMKLFAEKHGFTFPYLIDEEQTTARAYDAVCTPDFFGLNSSGELQYRGRLDNLKMGHGENRVPELVNAMNLIAETGKGPREQTASIGCSIKWK
- a CDS encoding TIGR02147 family protein, which translates into the protein MNTIDLIRHKPGIDALFSILREYRRRSQKYSYANLSRHLGLKSRSYISECLSGKKKLNQKHVKPLIELLGLPPSETEMLVKKTLLDIADLNPNDRHRLSRDISSIEKSFSQSEIDFSALRNPRLSVLLSVSLYLFDDNRATLRQLVKLFGRDQYHEIELAIADLLRLGLWQSEGDYYKYPEAGAMPFRSNEYSRESEVSYLKETIEEAKQALQKTYRTQPESSIFQSHVLTVNRKQYQQLIDDMKQSISRMQSNIEVSGNETDSLVRFNVQVYPIFD
- a CDS encoding NAD(P)-dependent oxidoreductase; this translates as MSKLGFIGFGAMGSRIVKNFLLAGHEVKGFNRDSEKVKAISGVELVDSPAAAAAGVDVVFVMVRDDEASRQVWTDPDHGVLSAIDNKTIAVDLSTLSLAWTKELGVIMSERNLAFLEAPVVGTRPQADQKQLVVLSAGEKEALDTVKPILETTAAKVVPLQERGQGAALKLVINTLFGTQSIVFAEMTQTMRKLGFSDEAIMNILPELPVTAPIMKMMLNLMTEKRFDPLFPIDLVEKDFGYAEELIASQGVQPLITKACREIYQQAKDHELGDKNISAIIALYHS
- a CDS encoding RNA polymerase sigma factor, encoding MPESVLSDTALVRQVQLDGNDEAFAAIVRRYQSPLRQFARKLLKSEEQGDEVVQEVFLIAYRRLGSFRGGSLRSWLLTITYRESLRTLQQKRKPLLLDEDYQVVYDQITRLDVGKALDALDERERQILVAWLYWDRSHGEIAAQEGVPLGTVKGILSRAKKKVRQFLGGSVYEG
- a CDS encoding GMC family oxidoreductase, yielding MVSKYLINRRRFAVSAGLSAFTSLLFKGKAIAQEELDFDQTYDDVADFVIVGSGAGGGTLAARLVEYGYSVILIDAGPKETNIAGTVPALHASASEDPARAWKFFVKHFEENPERDPKYADTDQGGPGIFYPRGSAIGGSTAVNAMIYVRPHNSDWNHIAATTKDPSWQAEKMEAYHKKVESWLMPQQPELGFIVKSLFDSPKLRNIVVNTILLRGNVEQIKQIFPRDPFRILRDFKEFGFVEGANQAIQRVLKNFSPNKKSRGDYAQEGAYLISTATHKTSGLIRRRGARERLLEVEAKHPDRLRIKADSFVTDLIFDEASDAQSRVRGVMVDERPSVYGAAYQGPDDLKPKLRTYGARREVIVAGGAFNTPQILMNAGIGPMDHLTEMGIRTRIDLPQVGQNLQDRYEVGMVYQSKDGQPISITEECLFEPTEADPCYQDWLEPDTQTVYDTNGTLISFILKSGYTPDPDLLCFAIPAEFRGYEMDYSKKLNQVPGRFTYAILKGHTENRGGRVRLKSRDPYDTPDIDFNYFPGGYDDADLKAVVKGMESVRGVMNFGVVGHEWDELNPTANTNFAEHVMNTAWGHHASCTCPMGLDPRSSVVDASFKVHGMVNLRVVDASVFPRIPGHFIVSSVYAIGEKAADVIHQEYKA
- a CDS encoding DUF6249 domain-containing protein; this encodes MRLYWYLMAIFLMLSSAAMAQPPAPELITEQPEDRIPAVNLSVSPELAEKLDDKQLYKLVKSAIHSKQPQPDYFLPQDVMIPMVVFFSIVAIVFISLFIPYRRTRDLQETLRAMVKENREIPESLLLSLHQQKLPTAQADLRKGILLSAVGLGASIIVFMVNPNASNDGSWTGGFLPLFIGLGYLILWFLHRRNKHA
- a CDS encoding LysR family transcriptional regulator, encoding MDISHLAVFIEVMKKGSFAAVAKDRHIAPSTVSRIVAGLEEHSQTRLFERNTRKLEPTEAAHSLHTRLEPLLEEIIASFDELQDTSSQVQGPLRITSPVSLGLVYLSPWLTQFSIDYPKVSIDYLMTDDRVDIINEKIDVAFRFGQLDDSNFISQKLFKLKYIACASPEYLQREGKPRTPKDIVQHNCLSFLIPGFSTSWKFKALGKAKISEYPISGNLRISNAMGLKESALQGHGISLLPEFTVRRDLVDQQLINLFPSYEISATNFDSYVWVVFPSRTYLSKRTRALLDFVKQQDY
- a CDS encoding carboxymuconolactone decarboxylase family protein, encoding MSTLPVYTESNAPSEESQELLSQVKKKYGFIPNLLGEFAASHPVLQAYMQLGENLSKTSLTPLEQQLLLVTISRDNNCTYCVAAHTAVAVGSKLDQEPINAVREGRLPSHPKLQALVRFAEQVVGERGWVSQDQVQAFIDAGYSEANVLDVVLAASMKTLSNYTNHIFETPVDANFQPFAWKK